One Sebastes umbrosus isolate fSebUmb1 chromosome 6, fSebUmb1.pri, whole genome shotgun sequence DNA window includes the following coding sequences:
- the LOC119489363 gene encoding SAM pointed domain-containing Ets transcription factor-like isoform X2 — protein sequence MSMGSPGCEHTGYTVHSPLYISHPHGDARMAWLDKTEDIKPPRSLLELPELGWPGVYLPCYERLTIEESPWVLRMTEAPAPAAPPSRTPETSPAKPSQPQDPPSEMEGQVEERCLEQVQTMVVGEVLKDVDTACKLLNIAPDPLDWSSGHVQKWLLWTEHLHRLPQVSAMFQELSGRDLCSMTEADFRQRSLQFGDMLYAHLDIWRSAAAMKERCPPQDSKSADDDSWPEVRRSYPNQPIHLWQFLRELLLKPHNYSRCIRWLNKEKGIFKIEDSALVARLWGIRKNRPAMNYDKLSRSIRQYYKKGIIRKPDVSRRLVYQFVNPV from the exons ATGAGCATGGGGAGTCCAGGCTGTGAACACACAGGCTACACCGTGCACTCACCTCTGTACATCAGTCACCCCCATGGTGACGCCAGGATGGCCTGGCTGGACAAGACTGAGGACATCAAGCCGCCCCGCAGCTTGTTGGAGCTGCCTGAGCTCGGCTGGCCGGGGGTCTACCTCCCCTGCTATGAAAGGTTAACCATAGAGGAGAGCCCCTGGGTGCTGAGGATGACAGAGGCCCCGGCTCCCGCCGCTCCTCCCTCCAGGACTCCGGAGACGAGCCCGGCCAAGCCCAGCCAACCCCAGGACCCCCCGTCTGAGATGGAGGGTCAAGTGGAGGAGCGCTGCCTGGAGCAGGTCCAGACCATGGTGGTGGGAGAAGTGCTGAAGGATGTCGACACGGCTTGCAAACTGCTCAACATTGCACCAG ACCCGTTGGACTGGAGCAGTGGGCACGTTCAGAAGTGGCTCCTCTGGACCGAGCACCTGCACAGGCTGCCGCAGGTCAGCGCCATGTTTCAGGAGCTGAGCGGGAGGGATCTGTGCTCCATGACAGAAGCAGACTTCAGACAACGCTCCTTGCAGTTTGGTGACATGCTGTATGCTCATCTGGACATCTGGAGATCTG CTGCAGCAATGAAGGAGCGCTGCCCACCACAAGACAGCAAATCTG CTGATGATGATTCCTGGCCAGAGGTGAGGCGTAGCTACCCCAACCAGCCCATCCACCTGTGGCAGTTCCTCCGAGAGCTGCTCCTCAAGCCTCATAACTACAGCCGCTGCATCCGCTGGCTTAACAAAGAGAAAG GGATTTTCAAAATAGAAGACTCAGCTCTCGTGGCCAGGCTTTGGGGCATCAGGAAGAACCGCCCAGCTATGAACTATGACAAACTGAGTCGCTCGATACGCCAGTACTACAAGAAAGGCATCATTCGAAAGCCCGACGTATCACGCAGACTGGTCTACCAGTTCGTCAACCCCGTATGA
- the LOC119489363 gene encoding SAM pointed domain-containing Ets transcription factor-like isoform X1, with the protein MSMGSPGCEHTGYTVHSPLYISHPHGDARMAWLDKTEDIKPPRSLLELPELGWPGVYLPCYERLTIEESPWVLRMTEAPAPAAPPSRTPETSPAKPSQPQDPPSEMEGQVEERCLEQVQTMVVGEVLKDVDTACKLLNIAPDPLDWSSGHVQKWLLWTEHLHRLPQVSAMFQELSGRDLCSMTEADFRQRSLQFGDMLYAHLDIWRSAAAMKERCPPQDSKSAADDDSWPEVRRSYPNQPIHLWQFLRELLLKPHNYSRCIRWLNKEKGIFKIEDSALVARLWGIRKNRPAMNYDKLSRSIRQYYKKGIIRKPDVSRRLVYQFVNPV; encoded by the exons ATGAGCATGGGGAGTCCAGGCTGTGAACACACAGGCTACACCGTGCACTCACCTCTGTACATCAGTCACCCCCATGGTGACGCCAGGATGGCCTGGCTGGACAAGACTGAGGACATCAAGCCGCCCCGCAGCTTGTTGGAGCTGCCTGAGCTCGGCTGGCCGGGGGTCTACCTCCCCTGCTATGAAAGGTTAACCATAGAGGAGAGCCCCTGGGTGCTGAGGATGACAGAGGCCCCGGCTCCCGCCGCTCCTCCCTCCAGGACTCCGGAGACGAGCCCGGCCAAGCCCAGCCAACCCCAGGACCCCCCGTCTGAGATGGAGGGTCAAGTGGAGGAGCGCTGCCTGGAGCAGGTCCAGACCATGGTGGTGGGAGAAGTGCTGAAGGATGTCGACACGGCTTGCAAACTGCTCAACATTGCACCAG ACCCGTTGGACTGGAGCAGTGGGCACGTTCAGAAGTGGCTCCTCTGGACCGAGCACCTGCACAGGCTGCCGCAGGTCAGCGCCATGTTTCAGGAGCTGAGCGGGAGGGATCTGTGCTCCATGACAGAAGCAGACTTCAGACAACGCTCCTTGCAGTTTGGTGACATGCTGTATGCTCATCTGGACATCTGGAGATCTG CTGCAGCAATGAAGGAGCGCTGCCCACCACAAGACAGCAAATCTG CAGCTGATGATGATTCCTGGCCAGAGGTGAGGCGTAGCTACCCCAACCAGCCCATCCACCTGTGGCAGTTCCTCCGAGAGCTGCTCCTCAAGCCTCATAACTACAGCCGCTGCATCCGCTGGCTTAACAAAGAGAAAG GGATTTTCAAAATAGAAGACTCAGCTCTCGTGGCCAGGCTTTGGGGCATCAGGAAGAACCGCCCAGCTATGAACTATGACAAACTGAGTCGCTCGATACGCCAGTACTACAAGAAAGGCATCATTCGAAAGCCCGACGTATCACGCAGACTGGTCTACCAGTTCGTCAACCCCGTATGA
- the LOC119490643 gene encoding protein ILRUN-like isoform X1, translating to MEGMDLDLDLDQELMQKFSCMGTTDKDILISEFQRLLGFQLNPAGCAFFLDMTNWNLQAAIGAYYDFESPNISAPCMSLVRDVTIGEGESVPPDTPFTKTWRVQNTGAESWPPGVCLKYVGGDQFGHVNMVMARSLEPQEMADVSVQMQSPASPGMYQGQWRMCTATGLYFGDVIWVILSVEVGGLLGVTQQLSSFQAEFNTQPHRSLEGDYNPFASPEKSKCPNSNNNSLHDASGHRVAGEHWQGSPNQMQQEQNGLSHNSVDLVANSLQSNLSVVSYNQVRRIKGQGELPY from the exons ATGGAGGGcatggacctggacctggatctGGACCAGGAGCTCATGCAGAAATTCAGCTGCATGGGTACAACAGACAAAGATATCTTAATATCGGAGTTTCAGAGGCTGCTCGGCTTCCAGCTGAACCCCGCCGGATGCGCCTTCTTCCTGGACATGACCAACTG GAATTTACAAGCAGCCATCGGAGCGTACTATGACTTTGAGAGTCCCAACATCAGCGCGCCGTGCATGTCCCTGGTGAGGGATGTGACGATTGGTGAGGGCGAGTCAGTTCCACCAGACACACCTTTCACAAAGACCTGGAGAGTACAGAACACAG GTGCAGAGTCATGGCCTCCTGGGGTTTGTCTGAAGTACGTCGGAGGAGATCAGTTCGGTCACGTAAACATGGTGATGGCGCGGTCTCTAGAGCCTCAGGAAATGGCTGATGTTAGTGTGCAGATGCAGAGCCCTGCGTCTCCGGGCATGTACCAGGGCCAGTGGAGAATGTGCACAGCCACCGGACTTTACTTTGGAG ATGTCATTTGGGTGATCCTGAGCGTGGAGGTCGGAGGCCTCCTAGGcgtcacacagcagctctccTCTTTTCAAGCAGAGTTCAACACCCAGCCTCACCGCAGCCTGGAAGGAGACTACAACCCCTTCGCCTCGCCAGAGAAGAGCAAGTGccccaacagcaacaacaacagcctcCATGACGCCAGCGGTCACAGGGTCGCAGGGGAACACTGGCAGGGAAGCCCCAACCAGATGCAGCAAGAGCAGAATGGACTTTCACACAACTCTGTGGATCTAGTAGCAAACAGTCTACAAAGCAATCTATCAGTAGTCTCTTATAACCAGGTAAGACGTATCAAAGGGCAGGGAGAGCTTCCATACTAG
- the LOC119490643 gene encoding protein ILRUN-like isoform X2, protein MEGMDLDLDLDQELMQKFSCMGTTDKDILISEFQRLLGFQLNPAGCAFFLDMTNWNLQAAIGAYYDFESPNISAPCMSLVRDVTIGEGESVPPDTPFTKTWRVQNTGAESWPPGVCLKYVGGDQFGHVNMVMARSLEPQEMADVSVQMQSPASPGMYQGQWRMCTATGLYFGDVIWVILSVEVGGLLGVTQQLSSFQAEFNTQPHRSLEGDYNPFASPEKSKCPNSNNNSLHDASGHRVAGEHWQGSPNQMQQEQNGLSHNSVDLVANSLQSNLSVVSYNQGIQEPYPFGHS, encoded by the exons ATGGAGGGcatggacctggacctggatctGGACCAGGAGCTCATGCAGAAATTCAGCTGCATGGGTACAACAGACAAAGATATCTTAATATCGGAGTTTCAGAGGCTGCTCGGCTTCCAGCTGAACCCCGCCGGATGCGCCTTCTTCCTGGACATGACCAACTG GAATTTACAAGCAGCCATCGGAGCGTACTATGACTTTGAGAGTCCCAACATCAGCGCGCCGTGCATGTCCCTGGTGAGGGATGTGACGATTGGTGAGGGCGAGTCAGTTCCACCAGACACACCTTTCACAAAGACCTGGAGAGTACAGAACACAG GTGCAGAGTCATGGCCTCCTGGGGTTTGTCTGAAGTACGTCGGAGGAGATCAGTTCGGTCACGTAAACATGGTGATGGCGCGGTCTCTAGAGCCTCAGGAAATGGCTGATGTTAGTGTGCAGATGCAGAGCCCTGCGTCTCCGGGCATGTACCAGGGCCAGTGGAGAATGTGCACAGCCACCGGACTTTACTTTGGAG ATGTCATTTGGGTGATCCTGAGCGTGGAGGTCGGAGGCCTCCTAGGcgtcacacagcagctctccTCTTTTCAAGCAGAGTTCAACACCCAGCCTCACCGCAGCCTGGAAGGAGACTACAACCCCTTCGCCTCGCCAGAGAAGAGCAAGTGccccaacagcaacaacaacagcctcCATGACGCCAGCGGTCACAGGGTCGCAGGGGAACACTGGCAGGGAAGCCCCAACCAGATGCAGCAAGAGCAGAATGGACTTTCACACAACTCTGTGGATCTAGTAGCAAACAGTCTACAAAGCAATCTATCAGTAGTCTCTTATAACCAG GGTATACAGGAGCCCTATCCTTTTGGGCACTCTTAA